Genomic segment of Arachis hypogaea cultivar Tifrunner chromosome 16, arahy.Tifrunner.gnm2.J5K5, whole genome shotgun sequence:
AATTTAAGCTCATTGCATGCACAAGATGGAATTCATTCTAACATTTATTTAAACGGATAAGTGAGTTAACTATtcaactaatttaaattatttattatttattttattatcaattttattaaataaCTAACTAAGAATACAGCCAACTAGTAATAAAAAAGAAGTccattaaaaaaaacataattggacctctttttttttttgaatttttttggatgaaatgtgaatttaaattattacaaaaaaatctaaaactaatagaaaaggaatatccaaaatttaaaagaaaaaaatttaaaataaaataaaaataaatatttaaaatcattgtaaaataaacatttaaaagttaataaaaaacatctaaaacgtaataaaaaaaaacatccaaaatctaacaaaaaatttaaaatcattttaaaaaattcaaaaacacttaaTAATACAACGCATccaaaaatatcaagaaaaaaaatctaaaaactaaaaaaaaaatattcaaaactaTTAAAACAATaatctaaaacataaaaaaaaagaaatatctaaaccacataaaaaaatacatttgaaacttaataaaaaatatttaaaattagtttaaaaaatcatCTAAAACCTAAAGAGTGACGACTAATGCATAGGTGATAGGTGGTGGCGGACGTGTGACTGTCTAGTGCGTAGGATGCATAAGTGATTTTAGCGCGACATTTAGGCACGgcgagaaggaagaagagaaaaggaagaaggaagaggagaaaAAGAAGGAGAGCGATAAAGACAACGAACGTGTGCAACACAAATACTaagaatatttattttaaaatttaaaaaatttactcAAATTAACCACGCCCTAATTAATTATCTATATTAattttttctcttattattattattgtgcgaCCCAACACAATATATTATGTCCTCTTCTCAAATCAAAACGTTACCTTTTTCTTTGACCGACAAAAAACATATATCAtgctcaaaattcaaaatccaaatcttcctCCGAATTTTCCTAAGCGACAATAATTCTTCCCTATGGATTCACAACTAAATATGTAAGATATAGTAATTAAGTATATAACATAATAACATACAGATAATTATTAATAGCTATATATCCATTGAAGTGAAACCAAGTGTCTCATTGATGTGGCTTCTTTCGTTatctttgctttcttttttcttttatattttgttgagtTTACATGCTTATTCCAACCCTTCCTACCTGTCACAAAGAAAATTGTGTATGCTTTAATTTGAGATTTACTATAATGTGGTTATTATTAACTTGTTATATTATAATACATCTATCCTCCATTCTTTATTACTAGAAATGTGGGACATATATTCCTCACTGCCAGAGAGTATTGATTAtgagattacaaaaaaaaaaaaaaaaaaactcatattaACGAATTTCATATGTCCcacattaaataataataacataaataaaatagtaaattgatatatacaaatttaattcattagtttaattaattatgatttatattatataattcgaCCATACTAATTCAGTAATAAGTTCAATCACtgatttagttaaattttttgaaaataataaaagaatttttaCTAAAAACTTCTATTCTTTTAGTAAAATTTCAATTGACTTATTATGGCACTATaacaaatacaaaaaataatgacaaaaaattgACAGTCACTTTTAAAATTGTCTTAAATTAGCGGAATAACAACAGTTATAGTAACAATTTTGCTTTTGCTGCAAAATTAATCAAGATAGCGGCAGTTTAGATAGTTCTAATCGTTGCAcaccaatttattgaatttattaaattaaagataTGCACACCTTTTTCAACGAAAACaagtatttttctttatttttgtgcgAACACATACAAGTGTGTAAAAGCACAAACTACACCTCTGCGAATCCTTATCGCCGTGTAGTTCCTCTCCGTCAGTTCTAATTGTTACATCCTTTCTTTTGCTGTGTTCATCACTGATTTGCTCCTTTCTCATTCTAACACTGATTTCCATTCTTAAGTTTGCTCAAGTTTTCTGATTCAAATTAATGATATCAAAaagttatttctttttatttgttcagtttttttttcattaattagttttaattctatcccattttcttttttatttgatttcaatttattcttttcttttgtttttgttcttgccaATAACACATGACAATAGCGGACAAAGGAAAATCTAGTTCGCCGAAACGCactaaaaatttaattagttATATATGTATTTGTGCGGTTTAAAATCGTTGTTATTATTAGAATAAACCGTCGCTATTTTGTGTGTTTGCTATAGTGTGACAAGTtatttttaagtataaaatttataaaataacttatttttatatataatttcagttaaatcaaataataaattaaacgaAGATGAAACTTTAGTATTAAAATCCAAACACTCATAATTCAATAGAAAAAGTGTTACCATAACCCTACGATAAATAGTTAATTAGGGTTAGAATAATGAAAGCCTATAAATATATGGATATATGCTGTATGCAAGTAGGCAAGGGAAAAAAATAGCATATATTATATTGGCgggagaaaaaaaagggaaaaagaaaaaaagaaaaaaatggcataTTGTCGTGATTGAAGGGTGATGATGTGAATGTGGTGCAATCAGATACGAGAACTGTTATTATGTGAGGCCAAAAAACATCTCTAATATTATTGTCAACTTTGAAATCATTATTATAAGATTTTGACGTTCATATATGGACATTATTTGgcatcaaatcaaaataaaagggTCATCCTTCAAAACCAAACCTCTCCATAATTAGTAATCTGGCCAAAGTGAGAGATTCAAATATGATCATCAACTTATTGTATGATTTTAACGTGCACATTTAATTAATGTTCTGATTCTtatgtaaattattttataattttaattatataattattttaagttagtatttaaattgattttattaCACTAGCTATAAATTAAacatgtgtattgtttaagtaaattatttaaattgatttaattaatctttttaaaaatttattattatttaattaatttaaatacataCTTTCATATACAGttgttcaaaaaattaaaaaagttacttattttttattttctctctcattTAAAGACTGAATAAAAGACAATTTTTAAAGGATACTTAGTTACActgtttttattataataaaaaacagttatcatctttttaaaatttgataacatataaaaaatactttaatttaatttccagCTATATTTAGGCTGCAGTTAGTTAATGTTTAATTtttcagaaagaaaaaaaaaagaacatattGATGATGATgcaagttattaatttatttttttattttatatattagatTTACATTTTTCGGTGTGTggaaagatataaaaataatattctttggttttattttttatatataaaaaatgggcATTTTATTAGACTGCTTTTATAATAGTCAAACACatacataacaaaataaaaagctAAAAGTCTGCCTATATTTTTGGTTATTAAGACTTGAAGACACTGAAAACCTAACAAAGAACAATTACAGAAGAGTtggtaaaaagaagaagaaaacaaaagacagaAGAAAAAATGAGCTGGTGACCAACTCATTATATagattcatatatttatttatatatattaataattaacaattattacatttttctatatttatttacatataatttaatttgaaatataaaCTAACATCaattaaaaaatgaattattAATTCTTTAACatggggaaaaaagaaaaagaaaaagaaaataattatttcAATGAGATGAACATGAAAGTCACATTATCATAGCTTCTAACTTTTTGTTGGAAATCCCTTTTTGTTACCTCCAAAAATTTAAAGTGCTTTTCAATATTTCAAAGGGAACCATCGATCTAACTTTTTATTAAAGCTAGCTTCTTCAATGATATCTAGGAGTCTAATCACACAACATTATACATATATATTCTTCTAAAGAAATAAAAGGCaataataaaaagattaaagTTATTAGTATGGTGGTTAAgtgtttttcctttttccttttaatttttccgGAGCCTTATAATTCCTCTCCCTATATCTAATTAATTGCATGAAGATTTTATACCCCACCTTCATCACAATATCTCATGTTTCTTTGCATCActtatataaattaaagtaactaTTATATACATATCACAAACCGTATCTACTTTACCATTCAGATAATGTaattaactaactatttttaAATCCGTTTATTGGTCTAACTTGAAGGCCAATAATATTATGAGTAGTTGGTAAAAGATTCCATCAATACTATATTAAGTGAATCTTGGGGTTTTTTAAATTGATCAAGGGAAAATTTGAATAGAAAATGGTTTTAGTTAAATGCCATCATACTACAAGCGGGCGCTACATGGCGGCAATTTTTTTATGATTGGCGGCGATTTTAAGTCACTGCAAAATCAAAGGCTGACGGTTCACCGGATCGCCATAGTTATTGGCGTCGGGATTGAATTTGACGACGGTTTTAAAAAATCGCTAGTATAACCACCACTGAATAAATATTTTGCGGCACGTGATTAGAAAATTGCCGCTAAATGTGAGTTATAGAATTTGCTTCATATTCACCCGACAGTTTCGAACCCGTCGCTATTTATGAATTTAAAGTTGATGTTATGTGGGTTTAATTTCAGCCATTAGAacattttgaactaaaacccttataaatttatttttttttattttaaactctaAACTCTAAAATTAATAAGAATTATCTTAAAATTTGTTTAGTACGTAGGAGTTTGTTTTGgaataaaagacaaaaaaaagtgAAGAGAAAAATTTAAAGTATAACTCTTATTATTATATTCTATAAGAATAAGTATAgagaataaatttttaattagttgatattagttaaatttttgttataattttttaactctaattttttagagaatttaaattttagaactaAAGTTTAttgtttagaatttattattcagactttaaaatttaaaactaagaataaaaataaattgatattTATGGAAAAAGAATTGACTTCTTAGTAAACCCATTTTATAATTCAATCCTGATTTTACTTTTATCATTTTGTCTCCAAAATTAAAATTCTCAAGAATATATACAATTACAAGTTTGTTGAATTCTTTACTACCAATTGTGTAAAATTTTGTTGGGTAAAAGAATTTAACTGATTAGTAGACAACATAATTGGTTGGAATAGGAAAGATTTTGTTTTGGAGTTTGGAGAGTGAGACTCACACATACCTCAAATTGGTTAGCCAAGTGGCTAGCAAGGTAGCATaagcattcattcataatcatcatcatcattgccatTGTTggagtaaaaaatatatataaatggaATAATGATTCACACTTCCTCTTGCAGGTGCATGTGTGTATGATTGTGATGATTGGTGataatttattttgactaaaaCACGTGTGTACAATCGTGCAACAATGTTGAATGGCACGTGTGGTAAATTACTTGATTAAttggttaataataataataattaaggttttaattactttattactTTTGAAATGTTTTCACATGCGATGAGCCAAATTTGCCAGCTGCACTCAAAATTCAATCATATGCTATGCGCGggaactgagaattattattccCTTGCGTCATGTATTGTATTATTTCAGGTGTCACTTATTCATAAATAAaacctatatttttttattaatttttttttaaattcttatatGTGTGTAAATTAGGGGTGTGTATGGATCGGGTGAAACCGGATTCGATGTGACACAGACACGACCCGAAATATATATCGGGTCTGTTTATTAAACCCGAACCCGGCCTTAGACTCGATGAAACCTATatactttcgggccacgattataccgggtaaaaatcgggccgttaacattacattaccttgatacttTCTTATAAGCTagtatgtgaaaatatccaaattttcaagactcaaaccattatttgacatggtaaaattcatttagaaaaatataacaagaaccaactattctctaaaattaaagcatatccataatcaatactaatattgtctaataacaccaaatatttaaatcaatacaaataacataatattatgcatttgtctaaaatcttatgtattttaaacataaaacattaacttgtagtcttataataactaataaaacaaaatattaaggtttacaatacttaaatttcacataagaatagctATCATcaatcactaataacacaaaatattaattgtgtatgatgaccgggccaccggaccAAATTTGGGTGACCCGAGCCATAGCCCAgacccgacccaaaataatgaccgggtctatttttgagacccttacccaacCCTAGACCcagtaaaatcacaccaaattagcctttAAAATGTTCGGGGCCGGGTGAGACCATGCACACCCTAGTGTAAACATACATGTTTGGATTTTGATTTTTTCTGTTTCCAACATAATAATATGAGATGGTATTCACTTTAATTTGGACCGTACCATCTTATTATTAGGGTTCATctttacataattaattaattaattaatctaatgTTGGATTTTTTTTACATATCATTTTGTTTTAATCTCATGGTAATTGAAACATACAAAATGTTATATCTAAATAACAATTTGTGGAGTATATAGTTGTctactatatttaaatttttattttaattcattataaATATTctgttattatattataaaatcacATATTCTAACCATTTTAGTGGTAAAGTAGacaattcaaatcttaaataacTCTTTTAAAAATACAATGGACCATCTTAATTATAGTTAGGAACTTAAATTTCTCTTGCaatcaatttatataaaatagcaaatttGATAGTGCGACAAAATATTTTGGGAGTGGATATCATGGGGATGCTTGGCCTATAAAATATGCATGGTACTAAAAATGAAGTGCGTATAAAGTTGGTTAGGGAATTGGAGAGAGAGAGTGCTACATTTCCCAAAGGAATGGGAAGGAATATAATAATGGATAttattgtgttttttatttatttatttaggttATATTACTATATATTCTTCAAACTGTTCCAACATTCTCTGCCACTTCAAAAAGACATAGACGCCATTCATTTATTCTTTCACTCTATTGtgcgaaaatatatatataagaatagatataaaaaatcatttttagttaattaatattattatagaatttttttttaatttatgtgttttacataattgaaaattttatttaataagaaaattaattgatattaattaaaaaataaatcattattactctaataaaaaatgaaaaagcatgtaaaatggTTGATGGCTTCcttattccattttcaatttttgggATTGGAGGAAggaataaaataacaataataataatgattttccttttctttcttataCTTTCTCTCAGTCACTCAACTTTAATTGATGAGAGGGGAAAAAAAGATAGAGGGCACCGAAAAGCAATGACAGCTTATAATGATGAAAGGTGAGAAAGAAAATGAATGGATTTGACGGGCCAACACACTTACACCACATTCCATTTATCTATATTCTATCCGAAGAGTTTTAAGTGTATCGAAAACACCGATGTTTCAGttattttaatcattaatctgaattataaaaaatatatataatatatattaattgaaattaataattaaaacaatTGAAATACTGGTATTTTTGGTACGTTTAAAATTTTCCAATTCTATCTATATATCTATATGTTCACATTCTCTCACATACTCCCTCTTAGCTTCTTTGTCTTTTTCTACGTATCATCttcattcatgcatgtgtcttcttgcattgtttttacttctttttcttaGATTGGAAAATCATGTGTTATGTGAAATTTTTTCTATTACTTTTTTTGACTTATATTTCATTGGTTTGAATAATTATTCTCTTATTACAACAAACAAACTCAAGTTTAAGATTATTTTATGaatgaattaaaaatataaaaatgttatttataaatCAAAACCAACtattaaaatcaatcactaatatatttgtatatataaatatatatatatatatatataatttaatttatttttaatatatatttatattttaatatatattttatactagtaacTAAATTTAGAGACTAATTGTATACGTAATATAGTGATTAAAAgtaatatcaatatttaaaattagataTACTTCATTGGAGATATATATAAACATGATGAAATTGTATACCAATTCAGTTATCCAACTCACTAATTCGAATATATTATTCGTTTTGACACTTTAAACTAAAAcgacaataaataaaatataaaatatgatttaaattttatttttattttacctacGAATTTAAATCTCCAAACTCGAATCTCTATTCACACTCTAAATTTCTCGATCTAATTCAATTCAAATCGGGTaaactaatttattttcattcaaatataatatttattagttaaaatGTAGGGTCGAATAGAATTAGTCTGTCATCTGAACTACTCAAccatacccaataataaaatagaacttttataaattatgtgtaacaaaaattttttaaaaatacttaactttgaaaaaaatattttaaaaataaaaattatatataaaatatttttataattcacACGGGCAATGGCACAACACATAGAAATACATACAAGAGAGAAAgcagaatatatatatacactaaattacttaaataatactcaataaattataaattaaatggcATAATTTTCTCATAATATACTAAACCccacaaaatttttttatccAAGTTATCGTgcaaaagagaaaattttaaaacactatatattattataatattactaATAATTTAAACAGTAATAACCATTTTTAGTAATAAACATATATTTAAGCCTATCGCTATAAGGATATTTTTACTAAGTAAtccataaataaatttaaaaaaaaaaaacttttttttcagTTAGCATCAGTCCATTttttaaacattattttatttattttaaattctaaatttatgttataaattgttaactttaaaaatcttaaattataaacgGTGAAATCTagatcttaaaaaataaaaaattattagttcttatatttttcttaaaattaaatgatgtattctaattttaataaattaattggtATCCAACTCATCTAAAGTATTTGTAAGCAAAACAAAGGTCAGAATCCATTCATCGATTACCGTGAGattgttttctttcctttatttcgCAACTCCAATCTTGTTCCTGTTGATATGAATTGACACAATTGTATGTgtaaccttttttttctttttctgtttttaattgaaataatTCCCTAAGTCAACTATAACTCATCATTTGGTCTTGGTTCTTCAAGGCAAACACCTCATTTCCCACTTTctcccacttttttttttttataaatttttagtttaaatttattttcatcatcaccaccatCCCATTCCATTATTCAATTCCATCCCCTTCATTCTCTATATAATCACCAATCCACTCTTCTTGAAGAAGCTAAGTAAGTAAGGTAGTAGAATaatattcaatcatcaaaacCTTATATTATAACCAACCATaagatataataatatttatttataataatgaaGGTGCATCAATTCACACGTGGATTATGGGAGCATGAACCTTCTCTCACGCTTGGGTGCAAAAGATTACGCCCTCTTGCTCCTAAGCTTAGTagctattcttcttcttctaataataataataataataattctccttcttcttcttcttctcttgcttCTTTTGATCTTAAGAGCTTCATTAGACCTGAAAGTAGCAAACTTGGATCATCATCCTCTTCTGATGATGATAAcaacatcaacaacaataataatattattaagagGGATCCACCTTCATCATCACCACCAGGGAGCcaggtttcttcttcttcttcttttatttatttatttatttgttttccttCTAATTCAATTATTATTCCTTCATGACATGTACGTTATCAAGTGTATATATAGTATACATTCATTATTGTATAAAAAGAATGtttgattattatatatatatgtagtacTATTGTTGTACCAATACTACTATACAGACGATTTTCAAGTGTACCGTCATATTGGTGTATCAGTGATTTTTAACCgatgatcttaattatatatattatattttttataattaagatcaacggttaaaaattattgaaatatgaCGGTACACTTGACAATTTTCCTATTATTTAACTTACATACAatgctatatattttttttttctaaagttagAAGTGAGACTCGAATCCGTGATTTTTAGTGAGTATgaagagattatgtcatttgaaatATAGTTCGCCGGCTATATATTCTGTGTAATGTGAGTTTAACatgtgataaaaataattaaggcAGCAATTTTCATACATTGTTCTTGTAATTGTATTTTTTATCTCCATACCAAATACATACCTTTCTCTAGGGATATTATATAAGTCAACTAGCACTATTATCTAAAAATTATATAGGCAATATATTAAAAAGAACATATCCTCTtgctatataaattaaaaaaaatatatataattgggttaaataaaaaataataattttgatgttctattagtataaattttttttttatcaaaaacatCTAATTTTATCATATTgttcatattaataaaataattaactttaaaatctattattttaaaaattatcggATTAAATAACCGATTACACTGTTaatgcattaaaattaatttcattttattcaGGTGGAAACACATCCAGGAGGAACAAGGTGGAACCCTACACAAGAACAGATAGGGATACTTGAGATGCTCTATAGAGGTGGAATGAGAACACCAAATGCTCAACAAATAGAACAGATCACTGCTCAATTAGGCAAATACGGCAAGATTGAGGGTAAAAATGTCTTCTATTGGTTCCAAAACCACAAAGCACGTGAGAGACAAAAGCAGAAGCGTAACAGCCTTGGACTTTCTCATACTCCTAGAACTCCGGCCGCCGTCGCCGCCACCGCCGCAACCACAACAATAGTGTCTTCACCCACCTTTGCTGCTAGCTTAAGTTTTGAGACCTCAAGGGTATGTAACTATATATTTGTGTGTTGTTAATTATAAGGTGAAAAATCAAGTGAAATCTACTTCACGTAAAGTTAATATCTGAGAGCCGTGAGATAAAAGTTTAGTTAattcagtcaaatcatttaacggctctcagatatcaacttcacgtgaagtcgactgcacctgagttttcgcCTAATtataaactagaaatgacatgcAATTTTGTTTTTACTATTGTTGGAGTGCAATACTTTCAATCCTTATTCGGATAATGGTGACTAATAAGAATATATAGTAGGGGTAAATTTgtcattttattctaaaatttttcaatGGACTATTATTTCAATTATctcctatatattttttttagttagaaaaaataaatgttaattgTTTCTTTAAGCAAATTAATGGATATTTTATTTCATGAATGAACATAATCtatgaaaaaatattatgtatttaatctttgaacaaaattaaagaaattttaaTTTCGAAACAAGTCActccaaattaaaatataatatttattattttactaactATATATGTACTTAATTAAGTTAATATTAGTTTAAGTTTATTTAAAGCTAAATTAGTAGAACTTCATTATTAGAGACTAATACCAATATCTTACCGTAATactaggaaaataaaaaaaaacagtcagaacttgccttatttagaattcattaattgtcgcaacaattaatgaatgctaaataaagcaagttatagctgtttttgactattttttttgttatgaaacATTTTCGAATATCTTATTTAGGCATAAAAATTCATGGatgtttatgttaaatttttttgttcaGGGAGAAGTAATTGAAAGAGATCATGAAGATAGCCCTTACAAGAAGTGTAGGAGTTGGGTATTTGAGTATATGGAAGATCAAAgttggtcatcatcatcatcatctagcaAAGAGGAGGAACATAAAACCCTAGAGCTTTTCCCATTGCACCCGGAGGGCAGATGAAAGGGTTTGATTcacaattttaaagaaaaaaaatcttatgTGGTCATGAAATATTAAATGAAACATGTTATATATGCTTTTTAATCAATTACTTATTAGATATCATGTTCATAAGTGATTGATTAATTAGAGCATATACCCAATTTGATAATTCATGATCATAtagagaattttattttattttatttttttatattgactTTTGTTCCGAACCCTAGGTAGCTAGATTTGAATGTATTTGCTTCAGTTTCTAATTTCTTTAATTGTGTTGGGAATGAAGAATTGAAGGACAAATTAATTAGTTGTCTACCATGTgtactatttaatttaatttcctactGGATGCAATTAATTCATGACTTTGGAACCAAGTTAACCAAAGCAATCATCAACAATTTGTccctattatttatataaaaaatatttaataataacaaaaaattaacaaaatacagttaaaatttatcttatttaatattcattaattattacaataattaataaatatgaaataaaataaatttttttatttttctaatattatattaTGAGAAGAGTTTCAGGTATACTGAGAATACCGATattccagttgttttaaccgttgatctgaattataaaaaatatatataatatatattaattaaaatcaactgttaaaacaactggaacacCGGTATTTTCGGGTACACTTGATAACTTTCCTATATTATGATCCTATCTAGCTTTGTTGAATTGATTTAATTTCGGCATGGATGTTGGTGTGACCATGATGAATAGATGCTTTTAATTTTGACTATGAAGCTTGTGAATTAAAGCTTTTAGGTTAAAAGAAGATGCTATATGGACACTGAAGTCCACGCACCtacttattcttcttctcttcttagaGTCTTTAAGTCGTTAACCCTAATAACCTTTCACATGTTACTTAGGTTTcaatttgagaaaataaaataatgaaattgaaaaataaaaagttataatAGTAGTGATGTTGTTTTTCGATATAGCTGAAATCTTTAATAATAACCACACTGGACACTCTCCACTCACCATCATAGATCTGACTTTCATAAAGTAGAGGGCACATCaagtaacaaaaaaaacaaaGTGTTACACATGCATATatcatttgtttatttatttatttatttttcatcattGACATGCAAATTTCTTTCTATCACACAGTGTTTGTAGGGCCATTATTGGGTAAAAACACCATCATGAGAATTAGGACTTTGGAGCCAAAAAGGAAGTTCCACAATTTGAAAATATAGATTAATTAATCATCAAATGGCCCTTTATTATTAACTAAGCATATTTATC
This window contains:
- the LOC112697815 gene encoding WUSCHEL-related homeobox 4-like gives rise to the protein MKVHQFTRGLWEHEPSLTLGCKRLRPLAPKLSSYSSSSNNNNNNNSPSSSSSLASFDLKSFIRPESSKLGSSSSSDDDNNINNNNNIIKRDPPSSSPPGSQVETHPGGTRWNPTQEQIGILEMLYRGGMRTPNAQQIEQITAQLGKYGKIEGKNVFYWFQNHKARERQKQKRNSLGLSHTPRTPAAVAATAATTTIVSSPTFAASLSFETSRGEVIERDHEDSPYKKCRSWVFEYMEDQSWSSSSSSSKEEEHKTLELFPLHPEGR